The genomic region ATATAAAttagcataaatatttaaactttgatACAAATTAGCATAAAGATTTAAACTTTGATATAAATTAACATAAAGACACAAACTTTGATACAAATTAAGAATAAAGATGTAAACTTTGAACATGTAATAAGAAGCTCACCAGAGATGAATTGAAAGGCAGCTTTTGAGACGAGAACTGCGATTCTTAGCTTCTCCTATAAATAGAAAGTTTTTTAAGATCCTTGATCTCAAAAAGGAAAGAAACTAATCAATCAAATGAAGGAAGGGGAACCTGGTTGGTGCGGCGCATGGCAGCGGCTTCGTAACGTTTGGAGAGATTGGCGGTGAAGCGAAAACGGCGTTTGGGATTCTTGACGACGCCGCAGAGATTGCGCCATTTCTCAAGAGCTTCCTCGGAGGAATGCTTCGCCTTCACATCGAAGTTTTGGTTCAGGTAACTCTCCATCTTCCTTTCTCTCTACGATCTTCTTCTTTGTTCCTCCAGGTTGCTCTGTTTTGAAGGCTCTGTTTTCAGAAAGGGAATCAATGTTTCTGCTTATTTCGTGGGAGAGACGAAGagagaaaacacacacacagtTCTTAATTTTGTGGGTGAGGAAGAAAAGTCGGAAGCTTTTTTAAATGGGAGAAAGGGAAAGTTATGAGCTTTTTATGTGCCCCATTGATTGACCGAGTCATCGAGTGCAATATACTACTAGTATCATTTTAGGGGAGAGGAGAAGCTGAGTTGACTCGTTTTAATTCGTGTCTCCAACCAAAAGTTAGGTGTGGTGTGTGTGACATTTAATTCAAAAACATtcgattattaaaaataataacatgcACTAACTAGTACGCATTAATAACGAATCGTTAAATAAATGCTTGAAACATTCATGCAGGGCATGATGTAGTACACGATCTATACATGTTTATTTTAGGACATGTTGTTagattattattgatttttttttcttaaattccAAAATTTTGTGAATGAAGCTTGAAATTATTTTCATCGACTTTCCTTCCTTTTTGATGTTTGTGGAATTTatgcaaaaaatattaaatttttagatgGTTAGAATTCCAATAGTTTAATTACGAAATTAGATGATTAAcaagattatatatttacatgtcATACTCCTATTACTATCGCTTTTTGTAGCTTCTTGTTTGGCTGCTAACTTTGATTTTGACCAGGTGCATGACAATGTGGGACAAAAGTGGTGGGCGAATTTGACAGTAATGAGAAGTTAGGGGCGTTTATATAAGGAATGATAAATTGGAGGATCGTTGACCAAGACTATTGGGGAAAACACGCCACTTCGGACACGCCACGTTTCGACCGATTTCATTGGTTCTTTCTGGACCAAAAATATTCAAGTGGTCcagttgaaataaaaaaatatgtgtgaTTCCTTCTCAAATTCGATTATGGATTTCCCTCGAacctaatattttttcttttgctctTACGGTCAGCGGATATAGGCTATTTATCGGCCCATAAAGGGGCCTTCCAAATGAAGACCTTTGAGATATAAAATGGGCTTTCTTACTGAATAATTGACGAATTCTCCTCTTCAACATCGAGAACAGGGCTTCTCTTGAGAAAATGATATGTCACTATATGGCAGAGGCTTTTGAACATGACGGTGTTTTTAATGGTTATTTATTGGGCTTTAAGACCCCCTTACATTTTATGGGCTGTAGTACATATTTGCTTCTGTACATCATATTTTTACCAGCTAACGATctattaatttttgtaaatacATTACATGTAATTTTACACCAAACATCAAGCTCAATAATTTTGGTCTGTTGAACACAAAATCGTACTATCTAAAATCAGCTTTATCTGCTGTCACATTTTAGTGGGAACAGTCatgtcaaaattattattttgagcTAGGTTGATTGAGTTGATCTTAATAATGTATGATCGTTTCTACATCATTTGTTCTTCTATTGCTCCAGTATGGATTTTCTTTAGGGTACGAAATTTTTTACCTAGAAatcatttttcacttttatgtgATTGATGGGAGACCTACAGGTTTCTTTTGTCTATGGCTAATTGGAAGATAATCAAATAGTTAAACAAATATTCGTCTCATTGTACCCAATATGCGTGGATTCAAAGTCATCATATCCCCCaactaaaagaagaaaatttaaCGGGTTTCGGGAATACGGAGCTAAactatcctttttttttggagcTAAACTATCCTAAAAGGCATATATATGTGCATTAACAATATGGTAATATGTTTATGTCCAAATGCATATGTTAATGCACTTTCTAATACATATGCCATGTTGGTTGTGTCATGCATAAACTCACAGCAATGCAGATACCCTGGCGCATAAcgaaattattatatatagacTATTTATATGAATAAACTGAATCTTCAGAGAAAATGAAGATGGGACCTTTTCTAGAATGCAAGAACAAATTTCGAGAAATGATATAGGAAACTGAATTGCAAAACTCTATAGGTTGCGAAGAAAGGGACAAAGATGCAGAGCGTGGGGTTCCTCCTAATAATTGTAGAAGAAATTCAAGAGAACATGATCTACGATAGATAGTGATGACTCGTGATAGGTATATCTACGACATTGTGTGTAGCCTAGGCAATCATCTATTTTTGTACATTTATAGTATATTTGATCGCTTTATTCATAAATTGGTCTAGAATTTTAACAAGACGACATGGCATATGTATCTGAAATTCTGAATTAGTCAGAAGATTTGACACATTAGAAAATATGGGAGAGTTTTGACCCCgagaaaaacaaaatagatGGGTGAATATCTTTTGTTCTCGTAAAATTTATGAGCGAGTTATATAATTCTACTAGCTTTATTTGATAATGTACGGGAAATATTTGCATTTCGCGAGCATGCAGTTTTTAGTAACTCATCACTTATATATGTGGTTTCATTAACCACATATATCATGATatcatgattattttttttatgattccTTCAGTTTGTAGTGGTGTGTGTCAAACAGatgtttcaaatttaatatcGAACATTCGGATTCTAAACGAAAATTTAACAAGTGGCATGTGTTTCGGGTCGATAAGAATGATTTGCATCGAGACAAACGAGAAAACCATGATGAGCCTATGCATTAAGTGCCGTTGGTTAATTAGAGGTTCGCAATGTGCATAAACCAATAGACATATGTATAAAACTGAACAAATACACATATCTAAAGGGTGTAAAGAATAGTAAATCCTCAGGTGGGATATTCAAAGAGAGGACATTGAAACGTATATATAGACTATACAAAAATGGTAGTATGACTTAGTGGAGAGTGTTTTTAATTAGAGCATGCTCTAGATTCCTGAGATAATAATTACACATTGTTGTTTATATAAGGGAATGGAATATGACACAGATTTTTATTTACGGCTTAATATGaaaaaacaagataaaaatatgaagaagaagagaaaagggGAAATGGTGGCAGAGAATGGAGAGAGGTTAGGAGGCAAAGCAAATGGGGAGCTTTGATGATGTTGATGCACGCCGTCAGCTTTTCTTCACGCCTGCTCCCACTCACTCACACCTATaaacattct from Raphanus sativus cultivar WK10039 unplaced genomic scaffold, ASM80110v3 Scaffold3485, whole genome shotgun sequence harbors:
- the LOC130506636 gene encoding calcium-transporting ATPase 2, plasma membrane-type-like, with the protein product MESYLNQNFDVKAKHSSEEALEKWRNLCGVVKNPKRRFRFTANLSKRYEAAAMRRTNQEKLRIAVLVSKAAFQFISGELLITCS